The DNA segment ACCATTGGCGGCGCGCCTGAAGGCGTCATTTCCGCCTGTGCGGTGAAAGCGTTGGGGGGCGATATGCAGGCCGAGCTGATCGATTTTTGTGAAGCGAAAGGCGACACCGCAGAGCATCGTCTTATTGCCGCTCAGGAGCGCCAGCGCTGTGCGGAAATGGGCGTCGAAGTCAATCGGGTCTATACGCTCGATGAACTGGTGGCGGGACATGACGTCCTCTTTAGCGCGACCGGAGTGACCGGCGGCGATCTTGTGAATGGGATCCAACAGGTTGCAAAGGGGGTGCGTACGCAAACTTTACTGATCGGCGGCGCGGATCGAACGTGTAATATAATAGACTCTCTGCATTCATGGTGATTGATCGGGAAACAAATGACGACGCTGACAGAAGACGATGTGCTGGAGCAACTGGATGCTCAAAATAACTTACTTTCGTTTATGACGACGGCACATTCCATTTTGCTACAAGGCATTAAGCGCTTTCTGCCGTCGCTATTTGTCGATAACGATGAAGAGATTGTGGAATATGCAGTGAAGCCGTTACTTGCCCAGAGTGGGCCGCTTGATGATATTGACGTTGCGCTACGCCTGATCTATGCGCTGGGAAAAATGGACAAATGGCTTTATGCCGACATTACGCATTTTTCGCAGTTTTATCAGTACGTCAGTGAACGGGATGAGATCCCGGGATTTGCCGATGACATCACCTGGGATTTTATCAGCAACGTCAACAGTATCACCCGAAATACGACCTTATATAGCGCGCTGGAGTCGATGAAATTTGCCGACTTTGCAGCGTGGTCTGAGGTGCGTTTTTCCGGAATGGTCAAGACGGCAATGACGCTGGCGGTGACGTCAATTTTGAAGGAATTAACACCGTGAAAATCGGACTGATGGTCAACGGGTTGC comes from the Citrobacter amalonaticus genome and includes:
- a CDS encoding MltR family transcriptional regulator — translated: MTTLTEDDVLEQLDAQNNLLSFMTTAHSILLQGIKRFLPSLFVDNDEEIVEYAVKPLLAQSGPLDDIDVALRLIYALGKMDKWLYADITHFSQFYQYVSERDEIPGFADDITWDFISNVNSITRNTTLYSALESMKFADFAAWSEVRFSGMVKTAMTLAVTSILKELTP